From Tsuneonella aeria, one genomic window encodes:
- a CDS encoding zinc-finger domain-containing protein, translating to MSIPPPEVTLVSQTRVACDGAGAIRGGPGYVPSALGHPRVWLEIDEHGYVDCGYCDRRFVLQGGPADGANQAGLADIAAGATP from the coding sequence ATGAGCATCCCGCCGCCCGAAGTCACCCTGGTCAGCCAGACCCGCGTCGCCTGCGACGGTGCCGGCGCGATCCGCGGCGGTCCGGGCTATGTGCCGAGTGCGCTGGGCCATCCGCGCGTATGGCTTGAGATCGACGAGCACGGCTATGTCGATTGCGGTTATTGCGACCGGCGTTTCGTTCTGCAGGGCGGGCCGGCCGACGGCGCGAACCAGGCGGGGCTGGCAGATATCGCGGCAGGCGCGACCCCTTAG
- a CDS encoding ABC transporter ATP-binding protein, whose amino-acid sequence MPSEPAIRIRDLAKRYAGVGGEEGKLALKGVSFDVPQGQIFGLLGPNGAGKSTLINILAGLVMKTSGSAEIWGFDIDAHPRNAKRSIGIVPQEIVFDPFFTPFEVLENQAGFYGVPRGERRSADLLEAVRLADKRDAYARTLSGGMKRRLLVAKAMVHSPPILVLDEPTAGVDVELRRQLWELVTRLNREGVTVVLTTHYLEEAEQLCDRIAIINHGELITDKPTRELVGMMGEKVVEVTVDRDMAAPPAHALFKKSEKKGDRMVAITYDKDTITAGQVLGIVAEQGFVVEDVTTREADLEDVFVSLTSGAG is encoded by the coding sequence GTGCCCAGCGAACCCGCCATCCGCATCCGTGATCTTGCCAAGCGCTACGCCGGGGTCGGAGGGGAAGAGGGCAAGCTTGCGCTGAAAGGCGTCAGCTTCGATGTGCCGCAGGGGCAGATCTTCGGTCTGCTGGGGCCCAACGGCGCGGGCAAGTCCACCCTCATCAACATCCTCGCGGGCCTGGTGATGAAGACCAGCGGCAGCGCGGAGATCTGGGGCTTCGACATTGACGCCCATCCCCGCAACGCGAAGCGATCGATCGGGATCGTGCCGCAGGAAATCGTCTTCGACCCGTTCTTCACCCCGTTCGAGGTGCTGGAGAACCAGGCCGGATTCTACGGCGTGCCGAGGGGCGAGCGCCGTTCGGCCGACCTGCTCGAAGCCGTGCGCCTCGCGGACAAGCGCGATGCCTATGCCCGCACCCTGTCGGGTGGAATGAAGCGGCGGCTGCTGGTGGCCAAGGCGATGGTCCATTCCCCGCCCATCCTGGTGCTGGACGAGCCGACGGCCGGCGTCGACGTGGAACTGCGCCGCCAGCTCTGGGAACTTGTCACCCGCCTCAACCGCGAAGGCGTGACGGTGGTGCTGACAACGCACTATCTGGAAGAGGCGGAGCAGCTTTGCGACCGCATCGCCATCATCAACCATGGCGAGCTGATCACCGACAAGCCGACTCGCGAACTGGTCGGGATGATGGGCGAAAAGGTGGTCGAGGTGACGGTGGACCGCGACATGGCCGCGCCGCCGGCGCACGCCCTGTTCAAGAAGTCGGAGAAGAAGGGCGATCGCATGGTCGCCATCACGTACGACAAGGACACGATCACCGCCGGCCAGGTGCTGGGCATCGTGGCCGAGCAAGGCTTCGTGGTCGAGGACGTGACCACGCGCGAAGCCGACCTGGAAGACGTGTTCGTCAGCCTGACGAGCGGGGCAGGCTAG